CTCCATGATGCCTGCAGCGGCATTCCCATTGGCTGTCAAGCACCAAGGCAACGAAACAGCGTACATGGTCTCTCAGAGATCAGACGGTTTGCCGGAGATGGGTCTGCAGAAAAACCATGAAAATTGGAAAAAGTGTTGTCATGAAGGTTGCACCCTTACCCAAACTCCTGCCAGCATAGGGGCTGGCTAAAACCCATGGAGTTCGCTGATTAGTACACCTAGTCCTAGAACATCAAACCATACAAGCACAGGTATTGACCGAACCATGATGCATTTATCAATTTGGACACTGTCCAGTGGGAGCGTTGTTCAGCCCTTGGCAACAGAACCAGTTGCTGAGTCAGCGCCAGCGATCGCCGACCTAAGCATCATTCAATCGATGGTGCTTGGCGTTGTTCAAGGCCTGACAGAATTTTTGCCCATTAGCAGCACCGCTCACATTAAAGTTGTTCCGGTTGCCTTGGGCTGGGGTGATCCGGGGGTTGCTTTCACTGCCTTTATTCAGTTGGGCAGTATCCTATCGATTCTTTGGTACTTCTGGGGCGATTTGAGCCAGGTTGTTGTAGGCACCCTTCGCGCCATCAGAACCTCTAATTATGATTCCACGGATTTCCGTATTGGCTTGGGCATCCTTGTCGGTACTATTCCGATTGTGATTGGTGGATTAGCCCTCAAGATTCTTGTGCCCAATTTTGACAACTCTCCCCTACGCAGCATGGCAGCGATCGCCTTTGCCTCAATTGTCATGTCTCTGCTTTTGGCTTGGGCCGAGTATCAGGGCAACCGAAAACGCACTTATGAAGACTTAAGCACTCGAGATGGCATTTTGATGGGACTGGCCCAAACTCTTGCCCTCATGCCCGGTGTTTCCCGCTCTGGTTCTACCCTCACGGCAGGGCTATTGATAGGG
The Candidatus Obscuribacterales bacterium DNA segment above includes these coding regions:
- a CDS encoding undecaprenyl-diphosphate phosphatase, with translation MMHLSIWTLSSGSVVQPLATEPVAESAPAIADLSIIQSMVLGVVQGLTEFLPISSTAHIKVVPVALGWGDPGVAFTAFIQLGSILSILWYFWGDLSQVVVGTLRAIRTSNYDSTDFRIGLGILVGTIPIVIGGLALKILVPNFDNSPLRSMAAIAFASIVMSLLLAWAEYQGNRKRTYEDLSTRDGILMGLAQTLALMPGVSRSGSTLTAGLLIGLNRPAAARFSFLLGVPAITLAGVVGLRDLIDVGFEGTSIAALIAGFITATISSYLAIAWLLNFLKKHSTWVFVWYRLGFGVIILGSIWMGLVENR